A single region of the Pseudalkalibacillus berkeleyi genome encodes:
- a CDS encoding OsmC family protein: MAEHHFYLKAEWPGLRNDVGVIETEKLKTEVSIPPEMDGPGIGTNPDEMLLGAAATCYIITLAAMMERSKLEKVTLTMASEGIVDVTNQIITYKKIIHRPHLILKETTNSKEYKLAEKLVMKAEHACMISRAVKGNVEILVEPIIEY, from the coding sequence ATGGCAGAACATCATTTCTATTTAAAAGCAGAGTGGCCAGGATTGAGAAATGACGTTGGAGTTATTGAAACTGAAAAGTTGAAAACGGAAGTGTCTATACCACCTGAAATGGATGGCCCTGGTATAGGTACAAATCCAGATGAAATGCTTCTAGGAGCGGCAGCAACATGTTATATCATTACTCTAGCAGCGATGATGGAAAGAAGTAAATTAGAGAAAGTTACTTTAACAATGGCATCCGAAGGGATTGTGGATGTGACGAATCAAATCATTACATATAAGAAAATTATTCATCGGCCTCACCTCATTTTGAAAGAAACCACGAATAGTAAGGAGTACAAACTAGCTGAAAAATTAGTTATGAAAGCAGAACATGCATGTATGATCTCAAGAGCAGTCAAAGGAAACGTAGAAATATTGGTTGAACCCATCATTGAATATTAA
- a CDS encoding metal-dependent hydrolase: MNTIHHGFWTYFIFRKKKHLVKYFVFGSILPDIIYYVMFLFMAIKNPIEENTFELHSIVHAMFDHPIVIVLRQLGHSVIVWLTIMIITVLITKWTLSPWKALLYGWLGHIVIDLFTHVRDAVPIFYPLNDVIVRGPISYWDPNFYGREFSIVHSIFFFSANIYLIYEKMKAKKSKEQ, translated from the coding sequence ATGAACACAATTCATCATGGCTTTTGGACATACTTTATTTTCCGAAAGAAGAAACACCTAGTGAAGTATTTCGTCTTCGGTAGTATTTTACCAGATATCATTTACTACGTGATGTTCTTATTTATGGCAATTAAGAATCCTATTGAAGAGAACACTTTCGAGTTACATAGCATTGTCCACGCAATGTTTGACCATCCGATTGTCATCGTATTAAGACAACTTGGTCATTCGGTAATCGTTTGGCTTACAATAATGATCATAACCGTCTTGATTACAAAATGGACATTGTCACCTTGGAAAGCACTCTTATATGGTTGGCTAGGGCATATAGTCATCGATTTATTTACACACGTGAGAGACGCTGTGCCCATTTTTTATCCCCTGAATGATGTTATTGTTCGAGGACCGATTTCTTATTGGGATCCAAACTTTTATGGACGAGAATTTAGCATCGTTCACTCAATATTTTTCTTTAGCGCAAATATCTATTTAATTTATGAGAAAATGAAAGCCAAAAAGTCGAAGGAACAATAA
- a CDS encoding peroxidase-related enzyme (This protein belongs to a clade of uncharacterized proteins related to peroxidases such as the alkylhydroperoxidase AhpD.) gives MTARIQVIESDQAEGKMKELYDRFNGQMANILKIHSLNPKSLEAHLDYYRVIMFGKSPLPRRLREMIATVVSTTNECFYUIEHHGAALHLLVKDEKFVEQIKRDYKLAELNQKEISILDYAVKLTKKPSSVKDQDVKVLRDTGCSDQEILDICQIASYFNFVNRMAEGLGVELE, from the coding sequence ATGACTGCTAGAATACAAGTAATTGAAAGTGATCAAGCTGAGGGAAAGATGAAGGAATTGTACGATCGTTTCAATGGTCAAATGGCAAATATTTTGAAGATCCACTCCTTAAATCCAAAATCATTGGAAGCACATTTAGATTACTACCGTGTCATTATGTTTGGTAAATCTCCTCTTCCAAGACGACTTCGTGAAATGATTGCAACAGTCGTTTCCACAACGAATGAATGTTTCTACTGAATAGAACATCATGGGGCGGCGCTCCATTTACTAGTTAAAGACGAAAAGTTTGTTGAACAAATAAAACGTGACTACAAATTAGCGGAATTAAACCAAAAAGAAATATCCATACTGGACTACGCTGTTAAATTGACTAAAAAACCAAGTAGTGTAAAGGATCAAGATGTGAAAGTACTGAGAGATACTGGTTGCTCAGATCAAGAGATTCTTGATATTTGTCAAATCGCATCATATTTTAATTTTGTAAATCGAATGGCAGAAGGACTTGGTGTAGAGTTAGAGTAG
- a CDS encoding CDP-alcohol phosphatidyltransferase family protein — protein sequence MLDTHGRKYVQPFIEKTADFFLKLGLSANQVTVLGFIIGVSSGIFIYFGYTFLAVFILWFSGFIDAVDGTMARKTKPSSWGTLLDITFDRLVEISVILGLAFRYTNSMWALLLLSVSIIFAMTVFLTVGALSEKNGIKSFYYQAGLAERTEGFILFSLMMIFTDYLTVITMIFFAIELFTTFQRLLEAKRLLK from the coding sequence ATGCTTGATACACATGGTAGAAAATATGTTCAACCATTCATTGAAAAAACAGCGGATTTCTTCCTGAAATTAGGGCTTTCTGCTAATCAAGTCACAGTTTTAGGGTTTATTATAGGCGTTTCTTCAGGGATTTTCATTTACTTTGGATATACGTTCCTTGCTGTGTTTATTCTATGGTTTTCAGGTTTCATAGATGCTGTTGATGGTACAATGGCTAGAAAAACAAAACCGTCATCATGGGGTACTCTACTAGACATCACATTTGATCGATTAGTTGAAATAAGTGTAATTCTTGGGCTTGCATTTAGATATACGAATTCTATGTGGGCTTTACTTCTCTTAAGTGTTTCCATTATCTTTGCAATGACCGTTTTCTTAACTGTAGGCGCATTATCTGAAAAAAACGGGATCAAATCTTTTTACTACCAAGCAGGTTTAGCAGAAAGAACAGAAGGTTTTATTCTCTTTTCACTGATGATGATCTTTACTGATTACTTAACTGTAATCACTATGATTTTCTTTGCAATCGAATTATTCACTACATTTCAACGTTTATTAGAAGCTAAAAGGTTATTAAAGTAA
- a CDS encoding ABC transporter substrate-binding protein, with translation MKSKLTMIILTLMIILAACGDKDPQSKESLNKDWNQIEKDANGSTVNLFMWGGDNGINRYIDEWVTPKLKEKHNITLKRHPMNTNEFIQKLQTEKKAGKDRGTIDIIWINGENFKNAKENELLLGSFASKLPNNQEFIDQDKAFIKTDMGTKIDGMEAPWGNVQFVMWYDAKKVQSPPRNFEELNSFLKKNPGTFTYPNPKDFSGNAFLRHLLYEKTDKNPKLNETSDPSWLDERDEAFWSYLQEITPNLWRNGETYPESLSQLDQMYSKGEVWFTFGFNEARGEGLIKDGVFPKSTKSYVLDVGSIGNTHYLSIPFNSPNPDGAMTAINFMESPEAQLAKMDPSMWGEGMVLDLESLPSEFQEKTEALDRGDTVLSTQTLEDAYLPELDSNYIDWIKENWLDEVVQK, from the coding sequence ATGAAGAGCAAATTAACCATGATCATATTGACGCTTATGATCATCTTAGCTGCATGTGGAGATAAAGATCCTCAGTCAAAAGAATCACTTAACAAAGACTGGAATCAGATTGAGAAAGATGCGAATGGTTCTACTGTTAATTTATTTATGTGGGGTGGAGATAACGGTATTAATCGTTACATTGACGAATGGGTAACTCCGAAATTAAAGGAAAAGCATAACATTACATTAAAGCGCCATCCAATGAATACAAATGAATTCATTCAAAAGTTACAAACCGAAAAGAAAGCTGGGAAAGATCGAGGGACGATCGACATCATCTGGATTAATGGAGAGAATTTCAAAAATGCAAAAGAAAATGAATTACTCTTAGGCTCTTTCGCTTCTAAATTGCCTAATAATCAAGAATTTATTGATCAAGATAAAGCGTTTATTAAAACAGATATGGGGACAAAAATTGATGGAATGGAGGCACCTTGGGGTAATGTACAGTTTGTCATGTGGTATGACGCAAAAAAGGTACAATCACCACCTAGAAATTTTGAGGAATTAAACAGCTTTCTCAAAAAAAATCCAGGTACATTCACATACCCTAATCCAAAAGACTTCAGTGGTAACGCATTCCTTAGGCATTTATTATATGAAAAGACAGATAAAAATCCGAAATTAAACGAAACGTCCGATCCATCATGGCTAGATGAAAGAGATGAGGCGTTCTGGAGTTACTTACAAGAAATTACACCTAATTTATGGAGGAACGGAGAGACCTATCCTGAGTCATTATCTCAATTGGACCAAATGTATAGTAAAGGTGAAGTATGGTTTACATTTGGTTTCAATGAAGCTCGAGGGGAAGGGTTAATTAAAGATGGCGTATTTCCCAAATCCACAAAATCATATGTACTAGACGTTGGATCGATTGGAAACACACATTATTTAAGTATTCCATTTAACAGCCCGAATCCTGATGGAGCAATGACAGCTATTAATTTCATGGAATCTCCAGAAGCGCAATTGGCCAAAATGGACCCTTCAATGTGGGGGGAAGGTATGGTACTGGATCTAGAAAGTCTTCCTAGTGAATTTCAAGAAAAAACGGAAGCTCTTGATCGAGGAGATACCGTTCTATCGACTCAAACATTAGAAGATGCTTATTTACCAGAACTTGATTCCAATTATATTGATTGGATTAAGGAGAATTGGTTAGATGAAGTTGTTCAGAAATAA
- a CDS encoding ABC transporter permease, producing the protein MKLFRNKRIKPYLLLLPAFVLTVGLLGYGTLYGMLQSFQKDLEWSFDAYIELIHLKAFKTSLIYSLFITLQSTLLALGIGMAITHFLYPYLQKDKWKAVIWIPMLFPHFAAGYLIVMIFSDSGWMSSLFMQMGLIQQLDQFPNLVNDSKGVGIILTYTWKEIPFVVLMLLPIYAQMDSRLKDVATTLGGNKLQVFLSAQWPFLWPTLVEIALILFAFIFAAFEVPYLLGVTYPQMTPVLAFEWFFDGNWDQRPLAFASMVIVTLWIVVLTSISYSSIQKYRHRLMRGS; encoded by the coding sequence ATGAAGTTGTTCAGAAATAAGCGAATAAAACCTTATTTATTACTATTACCAGCTTTCGTATTAACAGTAGGCTTACTAGGATATGGGACATTATATGGAATGTTACAAAGCTTTCAAAAGGACCTCGAATGGTCCTTTGATGCTTATATAGAGCTCATTCATTTAAAGGCGTTTAAAACTTCCTTGATTTATAGCCTATTCATCACATTACAATCAACACTACTTGCATTGGGAATTGGTATGGCGATCACGCATTTCCTATATCCGTATCTTCAAAAAGATAAATGGAAAGCTGTCATTTGGATCCCTATGTTATTTCCACACTTTGCTGCTGGTTACTTGATTGTAATGATCTTTTCAGATAGTGGATGGATGTCTAGCTTGTTCATGCAAATGGGTCTTATACAGCAACTAGACCAATTTCCCAACTTAGTAAACGATTCGAAGGGTGTAGGGATCATTCTAACCTACACTTGGAAAGAGATTCCTTTTGTTGTTCTTATGTTACTGCCTATCTACGCGCAAATGGATAGTCGTTTAAAAGACGTAGCTACTACATTAGGTGGAAATAAACTACAAGTTTTCTTATCTGCTCAGTGGCCATTTCTTTGGCCAACACTTGTTGAAATTGCATTAATATTATTTGCCTTTATTTTTGCAGCTTTTGAAGTGCCATATTTACTTGGTGTAACTTATCCTCAGATGACGCCAGTCTTGGCATTTGAATGGTTCTTTGATGGGAATTGGGATCAGAGACCCCTTGCATTTGCTTCTATGGTTATCGTTACACTATGGATCGTAGTATTGACATCCATCTCTTATTCGTCAATTCAAAAGTATAGGCACCGTCTGATGAGAGGGAGTTAA
- a CDS encoding ABC transporter permease, whose product MLRRLLTILILVVSLIVTVGPVLLVLIQSISFQWRWPDLFPNELRLDAWYAVFADPSLTHALKYSMIITASVVMLTIVISLPAARALAFDQFKGKSFIETVLMLPLLIPLLFIVMGIHLSMIRLNLADTLSGVILVHLLPTVPYAIRILRTGYERIGLKWYEQATVLGASRLKQFWTITVPLIMPSIRSAIVLTVVISLSQYALTAIIGGGVVTTLPIIYYPYFSSANQSIMAAFTMLFAFLPILFWFCIELVCKSVTTMIKQP is encoded by the coding sequence ATGTTAAGGAGATTATTAACCATTTTGATACTGGTCGTCTCATTAATTGTAACGGTTGGACCTGTTTTGCTCGTACTGATCCAAAGTATCTCGTTTCAATGGAGGTGGCCAGATTTATTCCCAAATGAGTTAAGACTCGATGCTTGGTATGCAGTTTTCGCCGATCCAAGTCTCACACATGCGTTAAAATATTCCATGATTATTACTGCTTCTGTCGTGATGTTAACAATTGTCATCAGCTTGCCGGCAGCACGGGCGTTAGCGTTTGATCAGTTTAAGGGAAAGTCTTTTATAGAAACGGTACTTATGCTCCCATTACTCATCCCATTATTGTTTATAGTAATGGGAATCCATTTAAGTATGATCAGGCTTAACCTAGCAGATACACTATCTGGTGTCATACTCGTTCATTTGTTACCTACAGTACCTTATGCAATTAGGATATTAAGAACAGGATATGAAAGGATTGGCTTAAAATGGTATGAGCAGGCGACTGTCCTTGGGGCAAGCCGACTAAAACAATTCTGGACGATAACTGTTCCGCTAATAATGCCGAGTATAAGAAGTGCAATCGTATTAACGGTCGTGATTTCGTTAAGTCAATACGCATTAACAGCAATAATAGGTGGGGGTGTGGTTACTACATTGCCGATTATTTATTATCCATATTTCAGTAGTGCCAATCAATCTATTATGGCTGCTTTCACAATGCTTTTTGCATTTCTACCCATATTATTTTGGTTCTGTATTGAATTGGTCTGCAAATCTGTTACAACAATGATCAAACAACCTTGA
- a CDS encoding ABC transporter ATP-binding protein has translation MEKFVELRNISKHYQEAVSVLDRISLSIQKGEILSIVGPSGCGKSTLLRCIAGLEEYEGTIQMNGDTSTENRTIVLMFQESLLFPHLTVLENVTYGLKMKKIPKKERIQSAQTMLDKVEMTAHTTKYPYELSGGQQQRVALARALVMKPDLLLLDEPFSSLDQSLRYDLRLYVRDLLVSEGVTSLFITHDKEEASFMGDRIAVMNNGEIQQVGHPEEVALRPSNRFVAHFFSEGLLVEDGFISSRDLEVFQKNTKHEMIKVEGRVVNKSMEHGERIYHIHIPTTNQTITLPSKQKFEDGEPIYLQYSKSDIHYINHN, from the coding sequence ATGGAGAAATTCGTTGAATTAAGAAATATAAGCAAACATTATCAAGAAGCAGTATCCGTCTTAGACCGAATTTCCTTATCCATTCAAAAAGGAGAAATATTAAGCATAGTAGGTCCTTCAGGGTGTGGCAAATCAACTTTGTTGAGATGTATTGCGGGTTTAGAAGAATACGAAGGTACGATCCAAATGAATGGAGATACATCAACTGAAAATAGAACAATTGTCCTTATGTTTCAAGAATCGTTGTTATTTCCACATCTAACAGTATTAGAAAACGTTACTTACGGTTTGAAGATGAAGAAAATTCCCAAGAAAGAAAGAATACAATCAGCTCAAACTATGTTAGATAAGGTAGAGATGACTGCACATACAACAAAATATCCATATGAACTATCGGGTGGACAACAACAAAGAGTTGCATTAGCCAGGGCTTTAGTAATGAAACCAGATCTATTGTTATTGGATGAACCGTTTAGTAGCCTAGATCAATCCTTGCGATATGATCTCCGGTTGTATGTTCGCGATTTACTCGTTTCAGAAGGCGTGACCTCACTCTTCATTACACATGATAAAGAGGAGGCATCGTTTATGGGTGATCGAATCGCTGTCATGAATAATGGGGAAATACAACAAGTTGGACATCCTGAAGAGGTAGCTCTACGTCCAAGTAATCGGTTTGTTGCCCATTTCTTTTCAGAAGGATTGTTAGTAGAAGATGGCTTTATATCTTCAAGGGATTTAGAGGTCTTTCAAAAGAATACGAAACACGAAATGATCAAAGTAGAAGGTAGAGTTGTTAATAAGAGCATGGAACACGGTGAACGTATTTATCACATTCATATTCCGACAACAAATCAAACCATTACGTTGCCATCTAAACAAAAGTTCGAAGATGGTGAACCGATTTATTTACAATATTCAAAGTCAGACATCCATTATATAAATCACAACTAA
- a CDS encoding TVP38/TMEM64 family protein, producing MKTLFNYKWLKWLLISVFVVFAMWFSTTQLNLDAKEIRDWIIGFGIFAPIIYMLFYTVRPLIFFPASILSITGGLAFGPLFGTIYTVLGATAGALVSFIIARKLGKNVANKEWKGRGKAIQSQLEKNGFFYVLLFRFIPLFNFDLISYTAGVSKVRFRDFFIGTLIGIIPGTFAYNFLGSSLVSGDPKIILFAIIVFAILTVIPMWVRKKWLNKKEGVLKDETV from the coding sequence ATGAAAACCTTGTTTAATTATAAATGGTTAAAATGGTTACTAATATCTGTATTTGTCGTATTTGCCATGTGGTTTAGTACGACACAACTAAATTTAGACGCTAAAGAAATTCGAGATTGGATTATAGGATTTGGCATTTTTGCTCCAATTATATACATGCTGTTTTATACTGTACGACCACTCATATTCTTTCCAGCGTCAATTCTATCGATTACAGGTGGACTCGCATTCGGTCCACTCTTTGGGACAATCTACACTGTCCTTGGAGCAACAGCTGGTGCATTAGTCTCCTTCATTATCGCAAGGAAATTGGGAAAGAACGTTGCAAATAAGGAATGGAAAGGCCGAGGGAAAGCAATTCAATCACAATTAGAGAAAAATGGTTTCTTTTATGTACTTTTATTTAGATTCATTCCGTTGTTCAATTTTGACCTTATTAGTTACACTGCTGGTGTTTCAAAGGTACGGTTCCGAGACTTTTTTATAGGCACTTTAATTGGTATTATACCTGGCACTTTTGCCTACAATTTCCTTGGTAGCAGCTTAGTGAGTGGAGATCCGAAAATTATTCTTTTTGCAATCATTGTATTTGCAATCTTAACCGTAATACCGATGTGGGTGCGCAAGAAATGGCTCAACAAAAAAGAAGGAGTGCTTAAAGATGAAACCGTATGA
- a CDS encoding dihydrolipoyl dehydrogenase family protein — translation MKPYDLIVIGGGAGGLTVAAGAASLGANVALIEKNERLGGDCLHYGCVPSKALITSAKEVYTIKMASEKYGMTVSGQPDISVAMQRVREAIEEIQHHDSHERFESLGVDIFSERTGRFIGAKQFELDNGKILSGKRFVIATGSRPFIPPIKGIEEVNYLTNETIFNLNDLPKRMVVIGGGPIGLEMAQSFARFGSEVTVVETSDRIFGREDEELIPIIKHELEQELTFSFNSIAKSVRNENDQTILTVEKEGTAFDIETDAILIATGRKPNTDGLGLEEIGVKLEKGNVVVNEHLQSTVPHIFAVGDTNGKYPFTHAAGMEGKLVVRNALIGIKGKINYDNLPWVTYTDPEVYHLGMTEKEAVDKYGKSIKVFRVKNKEVDRFAADRDDVGLLKVITTAKGEILGAHAVGRNAGDWMQEIVFAKTEGHKIGDISNVIHPYPTHGAILENAANQFWREKLFEGVLPKITEKYIRFFR, via the coding sequence ATGAAACCGTATGATTTGATCGTAATTGGAGGCGGTGCCGGAGGGCTAACCGTTGCTGCAGGTGCTGCAAGTTTAGGCGCAAATGTAGCTTTGATAGAGAAGAATGAACGCCTTGGTGGAGATTGTCTCCATTACGGGTGTGTACCATCGAAAGCATTGATCACAAGTGCTAAAGAAGTATATACAATCAAAATGGCCTCCGAAAAATACGGCATGACTGTAAGTGGTCAACCGGATATATCTGTAGCAATGCAACGGGTACGTGAAGCGATTGAAGAAATCCAACATCATGATAGTCATGAACGCTTTGAATCCCTCGGTGTAGACATTTTCTCAGAACGAACTGGTCGATTCATTGGTGCGAAACAGTTTGAGCTAGACAACGGGAAGATTTTGAGTGGGAAAAGATTTGTCATTGCAACAGGTTCCAGACCCTTTATTCCTCCAATTAAAGGAATTGAAGAAGTTAATTATTTGACGAATGAAACGATTTTCAACTTGAACGATCTTCCTAAAAGAATGGTCGTTATTGGTGGCGGACCGATTGGACTTGAGATGGCACAATCATTTGCCCGATTTGGTTCTGAAGTTACTGTTGTGGAAACATCAGATCGTATTTTCGGAAGAGAAGATGAAGAGCTGATTCCAATCATTAAACATGAATTAGAACAAGAACTTACATTTTCTTTTAATTCCATAGCAAAAAGTGTGCGTAATGAGAATGACCAGACAATACTCACCGTTGAGAAAGAAGGAACTGCCTTTGACATCGAAACAGATGCCATTCTTATTGCGACAGGTCGTAAGCCAAACACGGATGGCTTAGGACTAGAGGAAATTGGAGTAAAGCTTGAAAAAGGAAATGTTGTCGTTAATGAACACTTACAATCCACTGTTCCACATATATTCGCAGTTGGAGATACGAACGGAAAGTATCCTTTTACACATGCAGCTGGAATGGAAGGAAAGCTAGTCGTCCGCAATGCCTTAATCGGTATTAAAGGTAAAATTAATTATGATAACTTACCGTGGGTCACTTACACAGATCCTGAGGTATACCACCTTGGAATGACTGAAAAAGAAGCGGTGGACAAGTATGGTAAGTCAATCAAAGTGTTTAGAGTAAAAAACAAAGAAGTAGATCGATTTGCTGCTGATCGGGATGACGTTGGACTTCTCAAAGTCATTACAACTGCAAAAGGCGAGATATTAGGCGCACATGCAGTTGGTCGTAATGCTGGGGACTGGATGCAGGAAATTGTTTTCGCGAAAACAGAAGGGCACAAGATAGGAGACATTTCAAATGTCATCCATCCATATCCAACTCACGGTGCGATCTTAGAAAATGCGGCTAACCAATTTTGGAGAGAAAAATTATTTGAAGGCGTCTTACCGAAAATCACCGAAAAGTATATACGATTTTTCAGATAA
- a CDS encoding Crp/Fnr family transcriptional regulator codes for MDKLKYLSQINLFEEMPMNELEEIDRISDMKPLNKGTTIFTPETNIQALYLLKKGQVRLYRMSENGKQFTVDILGDGNIFGETATFSLSEEQDYAEAMSDVYLCVIGKTEFEKLIEQNPKLAIKLIEILSARLKDIYEVSEQIALRDVRYRVLSLLLKLSEKFGKRSKEWQTIDVKITHHDIATMVGSSRETVSSIISQLKKEGIIKKSIISLKINAEKAQKELD; via the coding sequence ATGGATAAGCTTAAATATTTATCACAAATTAACTTATTTGAAGAAATGCCTATGAACGAATTAGAGGAAATTGATCGAATTTCTGATATGAAACCTTTGAACAAGGGAACAACGATTTTTACCCCAGAAACAAATATTCAAGCACTATATCTATTGAAAAAAGGACAAGTCCGCTTGTACAGAATGAGTGAAAATGGGAAACAATTTACAGTGGATATTTTAGGTGATGGAAATATCTTTGGTGAAACTGCTACATTTTCATTGTCAGAAGAACAAGATTATGCAGAAGCAATGTCTGACGTTTACCTATGCGTAATTGGTAAAACAGAATTCGAAAAATTAATTGAGCAAAACCCCAAGCTTGCGATTAAATTAATAGAGATTTTGTCCGCTAGACTAAAGGATATTTATGAAGTCAGTGAGCAAATTGCATTAAGAGATGTACGATATCGCGTCCTTTCTCTCTTATTGAAATTAAGTGAGAAATTTGGGAAAAGAAGTAAGGAGTGGCAAACGATTGATGTGAAAATCACGCATCACGATATTGCTACCATGGTAGGATCAAGTCGAGAAACGGTTAGTTCCATCATAAGTCAATTGAAAAAAGAGGGAATTATTAAGAAATCCATTATATCTTTGAAAATTAATGCGGAAAAAGCACAAAAAGAATTAGACTAG
- a CDS encoding glutaredoxin family protein: protein MHNTPVVYTINSCSRCQKVKNYLEELNITFNERNLSETPRYHKDLQDSIGEVYVPIIIYGNCIIKGDQLEEINKMIHLENDS from the coding sequence ATGCATAATACGCCTGTGGTTTATACAATTAATAGTTGTTCGCGATGTCAGAAAGTGAAGAATTATTTAGAAGAATTAAATATTACTTTTAATGAAAGGAATTTATCTGAAACGCCTAGGTATCATAAAGATTTGCAAGACTCGATTGGAGAAGTTTATGTTCCGATCATTATATATGGTAACTGTATCATTAAAGGTGATCAACTGGAAGAAATTAATAAAATGATCCATTTAGAAAATGATTCTTAA
- a CDS encoding TVP38/TMEM64 family protein: MKKFIIILTSVLILVFIILKSEDFINLLTSSNIDRVVRYVESWGILAPVISILLMVFQAIAAPIPAFLVTSTNGLLFGIFWGSVISWIGAMLGALVAFYLAKKLGYEFVKKKVKHTRTLNRIDQLNGKYGFWIVLLARLIPIVSFDLISFGAGLAGMKLRTFLISTGIGMLPATIAYTVLGNDVRNLETFNERMIVIVLILGLVTLLGYFFRKRYMNEKPGS; encoded by the coding sequence TTGAAAAAATTTATCATCATACTTACATCTGTCCTAATCCTTGTATTTATCATTTTAAAAAGCGAAGATTTCATCAATTTGCTTACAAGTTCTAATATTGATCGCGTTGTACGGTATGTAGAATCTTGGGGAATCCTTGCACCAGTAATCAGCATTTTACTGATGGTTTTTCAAGCGATCGCAGCACCCATTCCTGCTTTTCTAGTAACGAGTACAAACGGGCTCCTCTTTGGAATCTTTTGGGGTTCTGTCATTTCATGGATTGGAGCAATGTTAGGAGCTCTTGTTGCCTTTTATTTAGCAAAGAAACTAGGTTATGAATTCGTCAAAAAGAAAGTAAAACATACACGCACACTCAATAGAATCGATCAATTGAACGGTAAATATGGCTTCTGGATTGTGTTATTAGCTAGATTGATCCCTATCGTTTCTTTTGATTTAATTAGTTTTGGAGCAGGACTTGCGGGGATGAAGCTTAGGACATTCTTAATTTCCACTGGAATCGGGATGTTACCAGCAACGATAGCCTATACGGTTCTAGGTAATGATGTAAGAAACTTAGAAACGTTTAATGAACGGATGATTGTCATCGTTTTGATCTTGGGACTTGTCACCTTATTAGGATATTTCTTCAGAAAGAGATATATGAACGAAAAGCCAGGGAGCTAA
- a CDS encoding DUF3817 domain-containing protein, with product MDKLKTFRIVGFSEGISFLLLLGIAMPLKYFFEYPMAVSIVGAIHGGLFVLYCMMVVYLKFSYNWSIKKAAMGILASVLPFGPFVFDAKLIQNS from the coding sequence TTGGATAAGCTGAAAACATTTCGTATCGTCGGATTTTCTGAAGGAATATCCTTTCTGTTATTACTAGGTATTGCAATGCCTTTAAAATACTTTTTCGAGTATCCTATGGCGGTTAGCATAGTAGGAGCCATCCATGGTGGTTTATTTGTCCTCTACTGTATGATGGTTGTGTATTTAAAGTTCAGTTATAATTGGTCAATTAAAAAAGCTGCGATGGGGATATTAGCATCCGTCCTCCCTTTTGGACCATTTGTATTTGACGCAAAGTTAATACAAAATTCGTAA